From the genome of Odocoileus virginianus isolate 20LAN1187 ecotype Illinois chromosome 16, Ovbor_1.2, whole genome shotgun sequence, one region includes:
- the NMB gene encoding neuromedin-B isoform X2 has product MTLRAGGARLLGGLLLFTLLAAGAAPFGWDLPEPRSRASKIRVHPRGNLWATGHFMGKKSLEPPSPSLLGTAPHTSLRDQTPRLSHHLLRVLLQKKALGMTLSGPAPHTQHRRLLVQMLQK; this is encoded by the exons ATGACCCTGCGGGCGGGGGGCGCTCGGCTGCTCGGCGGCCTCCTGCTCTTCACTCTGCTCGCGGCCGGCGCCGCCCCGTTCGGCTGGGATCTCCCGGAGCCCCGCAGCCGGGCCAGCAAGATCCGAGTGCACCCGCGGGGCAACCTCTGGGCCACCG GTCACTTCATGGGCAAGAAGAGCCTGGAGCCCCCCAGCCCATCCCTACTGGGGACAGCTCCTCACACCTCCCTGAGGGACCAGACACCACGGCTGAGTCATCATCTGCTCAGGGTCCTCCTGCAAAAGAAAGCTCTGGGCATGACCCTGAGTGGCCCAGCACCTCACACCCAG